A single window of Salvia splendens isolate huo1 chromosome 6, SspV2, whole genome shotgun sequence DNA harbors:
- the LOC121809663 gene encoding cyclin-D3-3-like — protein sequence MVASIQLTHHQNPIFDALYCEEDPKFEDLSEIEKPPSAILLDHDFYWEEQELKNLLIKEKNEIQLIIDEIGSDSPLKSARNEAITWMLKVIRCYAFNASTAALAVNYYDRFVTSRCFQREKPWMSQLAAVACLSVAAKVEETQVPLLLDLQVEESKFLFEAKTIQRMELLVLSTLQWRMNPVTPMSFVDHIARRFEFVKNLHWDFLRRCESVILSSIADSRLTRYLPSVVAAATMIYAIREIGDDDAVEYEDQLMIVLRASKEEIDDCFSLISEATGGISCKSCLKRKFDSIPSSPSGVIDAYFSSDSSVDSWAFATSASSSPEPLFKRNRDVAPLSSMSAGLANRAT from the exons atggttgCCTCAATCCAGCTAACCCATCACCAAAATCCCATCTTTGACGCGCTCTACTGCGAGGAGGACCCCAAGTTCGAGGATCTCTCCGAGATTGAAAAACCCCCTTCTGCGATTCTCCTTGACCACGACTTTTACTGGGAGGAGCAGGAGCTGAAAAACCTGTTAATCAAGGAGAAAAATGAAATCCAATTAATAATCGATGAAATTGGTTCCGATTCGCCGCTGAAATCGGCGAGAAACGAGGCGATTACGTGGATGCTGAAGGTGATTCGCTGCTACGCCTTCAACGCATCCACCGCTGCCTTGGCCGTGAACTATTACGATAGGTTTGTGACTAGCCGTTGCTTTCAGAGGGAGAAGCCATGGATGAGTCAGTTGGCTGCTGTCGCTTGTCTCTCTGTGGCTGCGAAAGTGGAGGAGACTCAAGTGCCCCTTTTGTTAGATTTGCAA GTTGAAGAATCTAAGTTTTTGTTTGAGGCGAAGACGATTCAGAGGATGGAGCTTCTTGTGCTCTCCACGCTCCAATGGAGGATGAATCCGGTGACGCCGATGTCGTTTGTCGACCACATTGCGAGGAGATTTGAGTTTGTAAAGAACCTACATTGGGATTTTTTGAGGAGATGCGAGAGTGTCATTCTCTCATCCATTGCTG ATTCTAGGTTGACTCGTTATCTTCCGTCTGTGGTTGCTGCTGCAACAATGATTTATGCTATTAGAGAGATTGGAGATGATGATGCGGTGGAATATGAAGATCAACTTATGATTGTGTTGAGAGCTAGCAAG GAAGAGATTGATGATTGCTTCTCACTCATCTCGGAGGcaactggtggtataagctgtAAATCTTGCTTAAAGCGCAAATTTGATTCGATTCCAAGCAGCCCGAGCGGTGTCATTGACGCCTACTTCAGCTCCGATAGCTCTGTGGATTCGTGGGCGTTTGCAACGTCAGCATCATCTTCACCGGAGCCTTTGTTCAAGAGAAACAGGGATGTAGCTCCTCTAAGCAGCATGTCTGCCGGCCTGGCTAATCGAGCTACTTGA
- the LOC121806299 gene encoding microtubule-associated protein RP/EB family member 1C-like: protein MATNIGMMDSAYFVGRSEILSWINSTLRLNLSKVEEACTGAVHCQLMDAVHPGMVPMHKVNFDAKSEYDSIQNYKVLQDVFNKLKITKHIEVNKLIKGRPLDNLEFMQWMKRYCDCANGGQMNSYNPLERREVCKGGKELSKKSVASQPSTKCSTSVPKQATHNGRRNDAAAHANAANQSIKAVRPSPSVGQSGSSEEERTMFEQQITELKLSIDRVEKERDFYFAKLRDIEILCQTPDIEKLPVVGAMKRILYAAEDDASVVAEAQAMLSEQQQEVEEEGKQKSDSQKRKSIINVDVEAAASNTLSPRQRLSEVSDVHCSGSPLVTY from the exons ATGGCAACCAATATCGGGATGATGGATTCAGCATACTTCGTCGGAAGATCGGAGATTCTCTCATGGATCAATTCCACTCTCCGTCTCAATCTCTCCAAAGTCGAAGAG GCTTGCACCGGCGCCGTCCATTGCCAGCTGATGGATGCGGTTCATCCGGGGATGGTTCCGATGCACAAAGTCAATTTCGACGCCAAGAGTGAGTACGACTCCATCCAGAACTACAAGGTCCTGCAAGATGTTTTCAACAAACTTAAGATCACTAAG CATATCGAGGTGAACAAATTGATCAAAGGGAGGCCTCTGGACAATTTGGAATTTATGCAATGGATGAAGCGATACTGTGATTGTGCTAATGGAGGACAGATGAATAG TTACAATCCCTTGGAAAGAAGAGAGGTATGCAAGGGTGGGAAAGAGCTGAGCAAGAAATCTGTAGCATCACAACCTTCAACCAAATGTTCAACCTCTGTACCCAAACAAGCCACTCATAATGGTAGAAGGAATGATGCTGCTGCTCATGCAAATGCAGCAAATCAATCCATTAAGGCAGTTAGACCTTCTCCAAGTGTTGGACAATCTGGCAGCTCCGAAGAAGAACGCACAATGTTCGAGCAACAG ATTACAGAGCTGAAACTATCAATAGATAGAGTAGAGAAGGAGAGAGACTTCTACTTTGCCAAGCTGAGAGACATCGAGATCTTGTGCCAGACCCCTGACATTGAAAAACTACCT GTGGTGGGAGCGATGAAAAGGATCTTGTACGCTGCAGAAGATGATGCATCGGTTGTTGCAGAAGCTCAAGCTATGTTATCAGAGCAGCAGCAGGAAGTGGAGGAGGAGGGGAAGCAGAAGAGTGATTCTCAGAAGAGGAAAAGCATTATCAATGTTGATGTCGAAGCTGCTGCTAGCAACACGTTGTCTCCGAGGCAACGGTTGTCGGAAGTGTCTGATGTCCACTGCAGTGGATCTCCTCTGGTTACATACTGA